CCAAGTCATGACACATACAAAATTAAATTTGGTGCACAAAAACATTTCACTAGTAATTTAAGAAAAGTGCATTGTTGACTCAAAATAAACAATGCAAGCATATTCTGCGTTCACACAAGATCCAGGACCAGAAAAGACCTGCACTTAAGGGGGATACGATGCAAATAGCCAACCATAATGCAAATATTAGTAGTGGTTGATTATAGATTCGAATATGTGACTTATAGATCGCTGACCTCCCTTGGATGGCAGGTTAGGTCATGTTTGGTGTGTCAATTATGACCCAGCCGTTATTTGACTCAAATAAATTTTGGGGAAATTGGTTTATGACCGTTATTTAACCCAAGGTAATTTTGGTCAAATTGATCATGACTGTTTATTGATTTGACTCATTTTAACCTATTCAAATTTTACTGCACTCGCCCATTTGTTACCTTTACCTGCATCGGAGAAACTCTTGAGCTCCATGATTTGGTCCTCCTCTCTTGGTTTTGATCTCCTTATCGAACGAAACACCGAAAGAACTTGTGAAGCTTGCTTTCTACGGGTGCTTCTATTGCTTTCACATCCTATTGAAGGGCGAAATAATCGAAGCCTTCTTATGAAGAGAGGCTTTCTTAATTTGAACTTGAACAACTTTACTATTTTCTTGCATGGATTATTGAATTTCAAGCAACATGAAGTgttcattttcattttcttcttttttgtaaCTTTAACGGTTGAGAAAAGAGTGTGGATGAAATATATAAAAGTGAATGGTGGTTTATTAGCTTATCTTTGCTTTCAATTTGGTATTGACAAGAGACTTGTGGGTGTTATATGAGATTAAATTTGTTGAGTTTGGTGTATTTTGGGGTGAAGAATAACAAAAAGTGTACTCCCTTTTAAGGTGTGTTGAAGAATAATTAAGTTGTTGGTTGCATGTTtgatttagaagaagaaattaaaggTGGTATACCATGAAGGAAATGTCACCAACTCTTGCTTGCTAGTTGTATTTATATTACTAATACAATATAGTTTTGATCTACATTTGAGTTTGTTAACGGACGTGATGGTTGTTAAGATACGAAAGATCAAAGATAAACAATTAATATATATCACCAAGAATGTGTCAGAATAAATGAGAATGTATCAGGTTCGACTCTTAGGACGAGGGAACACTTCTCATGAGCCTTATTTACGCGATGCAAATTTAATTAGTCGAGTTAATATAAATTCTGGATATATATAACAAATgatattacaaaaagaaaaagacaaacaAGATGATTTCAAGAAGCATTGATCTAGCTATATGTCAACAAGACAACAACAATTATATGGTGAAACAGTTTAGGTGCGAGTGAAGTATTTAATTATAACCCTAAAAATTTGATCTTTCAACTTCAATTGGATAGGTTGAACTTTATTTTTAGCCACCCATAAATCTTCAAATTCTTCCTTACAAGTAGTCAAATCAAATTATATGTTAAAGTGTTGCCCCTTTTTATCCTTTCATCTTCTAATCCAAGAATTTCTACTGGCAAGAAAAGTTCATACTTTTGGGCCCAAAATCTAATTCCTATTAGCCCAGACCTTCCATAATTTTGGGCCTATTCATCCATGACAAAATAACGCTTCTGGCAAAAGTAATTCCTAATTTGTATGCTCTAAAGACAACAATAGCAAACAAAGGAGGAACTGACAAGTGAACTATATATGTCACCAAAATGTTTGCCCTTTGCTGCTTCTTTAGTTAATATGTTCGTACCTCATTCTGCTCCCTGTAAGTATGGCGAAGCATATTCCCTCAATTTGCCTCATCACGACCTGATTGACATTAACTCGCgttaaaaattaaattctcTTTTCGAGTAAATTAATTACCTCCATTGAGTCTGAGGAAAATCGTATTTGTATGATTATaacttttaaaagaaaaaattaatatgaGATAGACATGCGACACAAGTAATTTGGAGACTTCAACTGCATGCAAAATGAATACATGTCTCCATGTTAACGCATGCTAGCAAATTTGTGGATTATATATTATACCTTTTAATAGTAAGAAAATGCGACAACTTGCCACAATTCATGGGGGGCTTACTTGTTTGAAGACCACAACCTTTCCATAGACATATGTGGGCATGTATTGTTACTAATGATAAATCATCATTttgtcaatttatttttttgtgaagGGGCCAAGTCAGACTTCAGAGAGTCCCACATAAGTTACTCATTTCCAATAAACAAATTAATAGACAGCTGATAATTCCTCAAATGTAAGAAaagcaaaaaacaaaaaaaagcaGAAAAGGATGGCACAGATTCTTCATTAATCTCTTGTAAAATTCTAAAGATAGCTAGTGTGTTGCTCTTCTAAAGCATTTTGGTTCCTTTCTCCTCTTGCcctcctttttattttcttttttgccAATGGGATGAGCTAAGTCGCAGAAGCAAAATTTTCATCAAAAGGCTTAACAtctattatatatgtataaaaaaaattgactttatatatatacagtgtGATTTTTTGTTGAAGAGCTCCATCCTTGACGGATTGACAGGTAGAGGCTAAACCTGAAGAGCGGGAGgaaaatttattttcctttacaGAAAAAATCACATaaggattttttttctttttaaatataaGAGATGAAGAACCTTCTTATtagtaaaatcattaaaaagggGTGTGACAATTTGTCTTTTGACTTTTGATTACTGTCTGAAGTATGATCAACTAAACTTCCCCATAACCTGCCCAAAATATGTATGACCAAAATCGTAAAATGTAAGAAATAGTAGCTGGCTTACATACATAAAATAGAAACCACTGTTCAGTCTGTGCTCCACTTGCTCTTCATGACATATCTTCCTATAGGGTCCCCCCTCCCTTTTTTTCAACACTATTTATTTAGCACAAACCTTCATTCTTTTGCTTGTGACATATAGTGGAAATTTGGAAAACAAGTAGTAAGAAGAAAACTTGTTCCTCCAATGGGAAAtcacaaattcaaattttctgATATGATGCCAAACACTTGGTTTTACAAGCTTAAAGATATGAGCAAAACCAAAAACCATAAAACCccattttcatcttcttctactAATAAGTCACAATTTTCTCAGCCAAGATCATCATTTTCTTATACTAGAAAGTCCATTAGAGTTGACAAGATTTACAATTCTCATGCTTATAGTTTTCTTGATCCACCAAGaagatcatcatcatcatcaaagaaAAAATCCAAGAGAAAGACAATTTACAAGCCTTCTCCTAAACATATTCCTTCCTCTGTTTCCAACTACGTCTCAGtctcaaacaaattaaagtCGGCTTCTTCTGTTTCCTcaacagaagaagaaaaattccCTGAATTGGATTTCCTTAACTCTCCATCCTCGGAATTCGACTCTGTTGATTCTCAATCTTTCAATGAACTTGcctcaaattggccaaattCTTGTAGTTGTCACTTCACTTCTTCAGCTACTGATATTATCATAGATATGAAAAATAAAGCTCACTCAAAAAATGCAGAGTACGCGTCAATTTCAGATATTGATCAACTCCCTCCGATTCTTACAAAGACATCAAATTCCATGAAGAATATAAAACAGGACGACAATGTGAAGGTTCGACGAGAAAAGGAACCTACGAACAGAGTAGGTTCCCCTGTTTCAAGAAAACATTACTCTAGCTCTTCTGGTGTAAAACTACGAACAAATTCTACTAAAGTAGCAAGCAAGAGAAATAGtgtgtcatcatcaaaaaggcGTTCGAAGGCAAAGAAAAAGAGTTGTTCGATTTCAACAGGGACAAGTTTTGCTATAGTGAAGGCTTCAATTGATCCCGAGAAGGATTTCAAAGAATCTATGCTCGAAATGGTTGTCGAAAACAATATCAGGGCATCGAAAGACTTGGAAAATCTTCTTGCTTGTTATCTTTCATTGAATTCAAATGAGTATCATGATCTTATTATCAAGGCATTTGAACAAATATGGTTCAACTTGTCTGACCTTCACTTGTAAAATTCTACTACTTTCTTACTTTAATTTTTCCCATTCCTCCTAAAAATGttaaaagtattatttttaCAGTAAATTTTTCTATTTAGGCTCCTGGTTTGATATTCTAGTTAATCAGCTTGTTTTAACCCGCCCTGCCCTGCTCTATTTAAATTTCAGGGCAGTTGTAAAGCTAGAAGTATTAGAAATAAGGACGAACTGCGAAAGAATTCAAACTCTATCCATTGACAATGTAAAACATATTGTTGGTGTAATATATcagaaatataataaattatagttaaaaataaaataaataaaaatatattcagaGCACaaatatctcgctctctttaaggagattcaagttCACTGTGCTATAATTTATACCAATCCAGCAGTAATACTCTTGACTTGTCTCCTCCAACATACAACAGCCCAACAACATCGTATAACTCAAGTAACTCCAGATTAATTGAAGAGTCCAAAGTTTCACAAAAAGAACATTCTTCAACATATAATTACTCTCTTTTATATAGTGAATATAGTTAAACACTAAGAATATTTTTCTATGTCTCAACTCTTTCTTTCATTATATTTAATCTCAATATAAACACAATACAAACTACTCTTCTTTTTCACTCTATATTCTATTGTACATCTCTTGTTATACACAACACAAAGTAAGACCATCACTATTTATAGGTGAGGAATTCTTCTTTGCAATGAATAGAAAGAATGAGTAGAAAATTGGCTAAATAAATGGCCAAAAGTTACAATAATAGATAGTAGAataataaggaaataatgaGTTAGTGATTATAGGAGTTTCATAGGAATTTAACATCATATTTTTGCCTTCATGTTCATTTTTAAAGTCCGcgagtttattctctttctctAGCTCTTTACAAGTTCACTAAAGGACCATTTCTTATGaagttaaacaaaaaaaaatcttcctAATCTATAAGGATCAATTTCTTTTGAGATGaccattatttttctaataGAAGTTTGTTGTGATTATCAGGTTGAAGTGTGTAACCAACTTCCCCCAAAATATTTAGTTgatctttcatattctgagtatCGACACTTTGACAGAAGAGGTCCACATTAGAATTAAGGTAGTGCAGATACAGAATGTGAAGAAGATATATTACAAATCATAAATAAAGCTAGGACTACTTTAAAGTTTGTAAAAGGTGGCCATCTCTATTACACAATTGTCAAAATGAGTGAACACCTAGATAATTAAGGTACCCTATTGGCCGCCTTTGCACAAATTAATAATGCAATTTTTTTAGCTGTTCAATAATCAACAAGTTTCCTTTTTTGGGAACACTATTAATAGTCTTATCAAAAAGATGTTTcctatacaaaaaaatatatgattgaGAGTGAATAATGTTAAGCCTAATTCTTCATGGTAATTGTGGAGATTAATGAAAAGGACCACAAAGATGTAATTATATAAGTCAAATCAAGGACGTACGTTGTGTTTTGAATAGTATTGGATATTTAGAATCTTGTGAGTTGCTATTGCCTATTATTGGGGATATGTCCGATTAATTATGGAGTACTGCCTTTGATAGGTAAAGATGATCCGACaatgtaattaattcagaatcactaaactcaaattttaatttgtagTCTGATTGTTCAAATTGAGGCATATGTATTCAATCtatataaaaaatttgaattgtGAAGGGTGGTCAATTGAACATACTTTATTGAAAagtcatattatatatataagttaaaagttatttttcatatgtatatattaaatctTGAACACTTTTAACGAATTTTTGAGTTTGCCATGCTGATGTACTATTAATTACATAAGTTCAGGACAACATATAACTAGAAacgaagaaaaagaaattgacaATATTAACACTAACACCCGACCCGAATATTGTGCGTTGAATGTAGATTTGGTCGTTGATCAAAAAATAGGGGAGGGTCGTTAGGGAACtattagtaccaaaatctatcTAGTCACGAGAGACAAATATGTCACGCGCAAACTTCGAACATGTGACCTAAAGTTAATTTTGAACCatctttattattatatgataagcTTTCATCGTATCAAGCGGTTtaacaatttataaaatatttgattttaatttacCTATGTTGCACGGTGTTTTCTAATTACTCATTTTTGGTATTTGCATAGGTAAGAACAGAAATATTGTAGAATCTACAAAAAATAGAATGGGATGGGGTGGAATGGTAAGGAGTGGAGTGGGGTTGGGGTTTGGG
This Solanum dulcamara chromosome 8, daSolDulc1.2, whole genome shotgun sequence DNA region includes the following protein-coding sequences:
- the LOC129900527 gene encoding transcription repressor OFP2-like — translated: MGNHKFKFSDMMPNTWFYKLKDMSKTKNHKTPFSSSSTNKSQFSQPRSSFSYTRKSIRVDKIYNSHAYSFLDPPRRSSSSSKKKSKRKTIYKPSPKHIPSSVSNYVSVSNKLKSASSVSSTEEEKFPELDFLNSPSSEFDSVDSQSFNELASNWPNSCSCHFTSSATDIIIDMKNKAHSKNAEYASISDIDQLPPILTKTSNSMKNIKQDDNVKVRREKEPTNRVGSPVSRKHYSSSSGVKLRTNSTKVASKRNSVSSSKRRSKAKKKSCSISTGTSFAIVKASIDPEKDFKESMLEMVVENNIRASKDLENLLACYLSLNSNEYHDLIIKAFEQIWFNLSDLHL